The proteins below are encoded in one region of Silene latifolia isolate original U9 population chromosome 2, ASM4854445v1, whole genome shotgun sequence:
- the LOC141640880 gene encoding uncharacterized protein LOC141640880: MTSPSSSAPPLTTVSWLRSFMDRCKLEKNGSNFADWDGQLRLATEGDDKLRFLTKPSPPTPNARSSNVIREAYEAYQKESAAIKNVLIFSMEADLQRSAIKMSTANEIYTKLMTMFSQAPRILEYEAASQFFELNIKGQKVSTRVLKMIEHVETLKLQGVEIPEQQVIDRVLHSLSRMKGYVQFRVNYNMQNTRIDLHELHKMFVQAERDMGLNVSTSKDVLNINTKSKGKFKKCANKGKKPTQGQRENY, from the coding sequence ATGACAAGCCCTAGCTCATCCGCACCACCTCTCACTACCGTTTCATGGCTTCggtcctttatggatcgatgcaaACTCGAAAAGAATGGTtcaaatttcgccgattgggatgggCAACTTCGCTTAGCCACGGAAGGTGATGACAAACTTCGTTTCCTTACCAAACCTTCTCCCCCTACACCTAATGCTAGGTCATCAAATGTCATAAGGGAGGCCTATGAGGCCTACCAAAAGGAATCTGCCGCGATCAAGAATGTATTGATCTTCTCCATGGAAGCCGATCTTCAAAGGAGTGCCATAAAGATGAGCACCGCCAATGAGATCTATACTAAGCttatgaccatgttttcacaagcacCTAGAATATTGGAATATGAAGCGGCTTCTCAATTCTTTGAGCTCAATATCAAAGGACAAAAAGTGAGCACTCGTGTGCTCAAAATGAttgagcatgttgagactctCAAGTTACAAGGGGTAGAGATCCCCGAACAACAAGTTATTGACCGAGTACTCCATTCCTTGAGCCGTATGAAAGGCTATGTTCAGTTTAGAGTAAACTATAACATGCAAAACACAAGGATCGATCttcatgagttgcacaaaatgtttgtgcaagccgagagagataTGGGTCTCAATGTGAGTACtagcaaggatgtgctcaacatcaaCACTAAGAGTAAGGGAAAGTTTAAAAAATGTGCCAATAAAGGCAAGAAGCCAacacaagggcaaagggaaaactATTGA